In one Solanum dulcamara chromosome 1, daSolDulc1.2, whole genome shotgun sequence genomic region, the following are encoded:
- the LOC129888774 gene encoding uncharacterized protein LOC129888774: MLEGKALVEDTDMPVKMQIQAMSYASQALDIYDVLDCKSIAAHIKKELDKKYGGGWQCVVGSNFGCFFTHTKGTFIYFTLETLNFLIFKGASSP; this comes from the exons ATGTTAGAAGGCAAAGCACTGGTTGAAGACACAGACATGCCAGTAAAGATGCAGATCCAAGCCATGTCATATGCTTCTCAAGCTCTTGATATTTATGATGTTTTAGACTGCAAATCTATTGCTGCTCACATCAAGAAG GAACTTGACAAGAAGTATGGAGGTGGATGGCAGTGTGTGGTGGGATCAAACTTTGGGTGTTTCTTCACTCATACTAAAGGAACATTTATCTATTTCACCTTGGAGACTctaaacttcctcatcttcaaAGGAGCCTCTTCTCCTTGa